The Cuculus canorus isolate bCucCan1 chromosome 5, bCucCan1.pri, whole genome shotgun sequence genome window below encodes:
- the RRAS2 gene encoding ras-related protein R-Ras2 isoform X1, producing MWFVIDVAFYNSKSYFVTDYDPTIEDSYTKQCVIDERAARLDILDTAGQEEFGAMREQYMRTGEGFLLVFSVTDRGSFEEIYKFQRQILRVKDRDEFPMILVGNKADLDHQRQVTQEEGQQLARQLKVTYMEASAKIRLNVDQAFHELVRVIRKFQEQECPPSPEPTRKEKDKKGCHCVIF from the exons ATGTGGTTCGTAATAGATGTGGCTTTCTATAATTCGAAA tccTATTTTGTAACGGATTATGACCCAACGATTGAAGACTCCTACACCAAGCAATGTGTGATAGATGAGAGAGCTGCACGCTTGGACA ttctggataCAGCAGGACAAGAAGAATTTGGAGCCATGCGTGAACAGTACATGAGGACAGGGGAGggttttctgcttgttttctcagTCACTGATAGAGGAAG ttttgaAGAAATCTATAAGTTTCAGCGACAGATTCTTAGAGTGAAAGACCGTGATGAGTTTCCTATGATTCTAGTCGGTAACAAAGCCGATCTGGACCACCAAAGACAG GTGACACAAGAGGAAGGTCAGCAGTTAGCACGGCAACTTAAAGTAACATACATGGAAGCCTCAGCAAAAATCAGATTGAATGTAGACCAAGCTTTTCATGAACTTGTCAGAGTCATAAG GAAATTTCAAGAACAAGAGTGCCCTCCTTCACCAGAGCCAACAcggaaagaaaaagacaagaaaggcTGCCATTGTGTTATTTTCTGA